The DNA region TCGAAAATTCTGTTTTAAATTTGGACGAGGCACAATTGCAGACACCTTATCGTCCTGGAGGTTGGACGGTGCATCAATTGGTACATCACGTTTCTGATAGTCATTTGAATGCATTTTGTAGATTCAAAATTGGACTTACGGAAGACAATCCCAATATTCGCCCGTATGATCAGGAAAGATGGGCATTATTGAAAGATACCGAATTACAGCCAATCAATATTTCCATTACTTTGTTATTTGCTTTGCACAAAAAATGGGTAACAATTTTGGAAAATATTTCTGATGAAGAATGGAATCGCAAAGTTTTTCAT from Rhizosphaericola mali includes:
- a CDS encoding YfiT family bacillithiol transferase, whose protein sequence is METSLQYPIGKYEPKPYSEAQKKEWINDINWLPADIENSVLNLDEAQLQTPYRPGGWTVHQLVHHVSDSHLNAFCRFKIGLTEDNPNIRPYDQERWALLKDTELQPINISITLLFALHKKWVTILENISDEEWNRKVFHPETKQEMSLWYLLGSYAWHGRHHTQHILGLRERNNW